The Geobacter sp. AOG2 genome includes a window with the following:
- a CDS encoding dicarboxylate/amino acid:cation symporter yields MKTKRFYQHLYVQVLTAIAIGVVLGNFLPETGVAMKPFGDGFIKLIKMIITPVIFCTVVTGIAGMEDMKKVGRVGAKALLYFEVITSLALAIGLIVVNVIRPGEGFNADVTKLDTKALAAFTTQAKSHSTVDFLLNIIPSSVVDAFAKGDILQVLVFAILFGFALSALGEKGKAVYRLIDQIAQALFGIVNIIMKFAPIGAFGAMAFTIGKFGVGSLSKLGMLMGSFYLTCILFVLLVLGPIGKLCGFNVFKFIRYIREELLIVLGTSSSESALPRLMVKLENLGCKKSVVGLVVPTGYSFNLDGTSIYLTMAALFVAQATNTPLTWTQTLTILAVLLLTSKGAAGVTGSGFVTLAATFAAIPTIPLAGLALILGIDRFMSEARALTNFVGNGVATIVVSRWENELDVERMKHVLNNNLTGTEVSHGFTLPEAEPEMIAD; encoded by the coding sequence ATGAAAACGAAGAGGTTTTACCAGCATCTGTACGTTCAAGTGCTTACAGCGATTGCCATCGGCGTCGTCCTCGGCAACTTTTTGCCGGAGACCGGTGTTGCCATGAAACCGTTCGGGGACGGCTTTATTAAACTGATCAAGATGATCATCACACCAGTGATCTTCTGTACGGTCGTAACCGGCATTGCAGGCATGGAAGACATGAAGAAAGTTGGACGCGTCGGCGCCAAGGCACTGCTCTACTTTGAGGTTATTACCTCACTGGCTTTGGCCATCGGGCTGATCGTGGTGAATGTCATCAGGCCAGGCGAAGGTTTTAACGCCGACGTGACCAAACTCGACACAAAGGCTCTCGCCGCCTTTACCACCCAAGCAAAATCCCATTCCACGGTAGATTTTCTGCTCAACATCATCCCATCGAGCGTGGTTGACGCCTTTGCCAAAGGCGACATACTACAGGTGCTTGTCTTTGCCATCCTGTTCGGCTTCGCCCTGTCTGCCCTCGGCGAAAAGGGGAAGGCGGTTTACCGCCTGATCGATCAAATCGCCCAGGCTCTTTTCGGGATCGTCAACATCATCATGAAATTCGCCCCCATCGGGGCCTTTGGCGCCATGGCCTTCACCATCGGCAAGTTCGGAGTTGGCTCCCTTTCAAAACTGGGCATGCTGATGGGAAGCTTCTATTTAACCTGCATACTCTTCGTTCTGTTGGTCCTCGGCCCCATAGGCAAGCTCTGCGGCTTCAACGTTTTCAAGTTTATTCGCTACATCCGAGAGGAACTGCTGATCGTCCTGGGCACATCATCCTCCGAATCGGCCCTCCCCAGGCTGATGGTAAAACTTGAAAACCTGGGCTGCAAGAAATCGGTGGTCGGCCTCGTCGTTCCCACCGGCTACTCCTTCAATCTGGACGGCACCTCAATCTACCTCACCATGGCGGCACTGTTTGTGGCCCAGGCCACCAACACTCCCCTTACCTGGACCCAGACCCTGACCATCCTTGCAGTTCTTTTGCTCACCTCCAAGGGTGCAGCCGGGGTAACGGGAAGCGGCTTTGTCACCCTTGCCGCCACCTTCGCAGCCATACCCACCATTCCCCTGGCCGGTTTGGCCCTGATCCTTGGCATTGACCGATTCATGTCAGAAGCCCGCGCCCTGACCAACTTCGTCGGCAATGGCGTGGCGACGATCGTGGTATCCCGATGGGAAAACGAGCTTGATGTGGAGCGAATGAAACACGTCCTGAACAACAACCTGACCGGCACGGAAGTGTCGCATGGCTTCACTCTCCCGGAAGCTGAACCGGAAATGATTGCCGATTAG
- a CDS encoding glycosyltransferase family 4 protein: MLLAPTPYFSDCGEHVRGYEEAKALIRCGHNVRMYTYHLGRDMPGVPTIRMPRIPWLRDLSTHVSWHNPYIDLFMSSQAFKFARTFRPHLIHAYGHEGAWIGGRLKKKLGIPLVFDYQGSLTGGMIEQGFIREGTLLHRFNSWLERRINVRSADLIIAGSGSVARNLIGQWGVAQERVVSLADGVDTTLFRPYQRNEVRTRLRLPLDAPLVVYLGALDRNQGIDTLLSAIVLLKSKGSPIRFLIMGFPEEGYRAKAFELGIEKMIIFTGKIDYAKAPLYLSAGDIAVSPKISLIEPNGKLLNYMACGLPTVAFDMPANRDLLGDAGVYATYGDSSDLAAKLTWLMGNKDERARLSRLGREMAEQLHAVDLRGKALSGIYRTRLGM; the protein is encoded by the coding sequence ATGCTGCTTGCTCCCACTCCTTATTTCAGTGACTGCGGCGAGCATGTGAGAGGCTACGAGGAGGCCAAAGCCCTTATTCGTTGCGGCCATAACGTCCGGATGTATACTTACCACCTTGGTCGCGATATGCCGGGAGTTCCAACCATCAGGATGCCTCGCATCCCATGGCTGCGGGATTTGTCGACACATGTATCGTGGCATAATCCGTACATCGACCTGTTTATGTCCAGCCAGGCGTTCAAGTTTGCCCGAACATTCAGGCCACATCTGATCCATGCCTATGGCCATGAAGGCGCATGGATAGGTGGCCGGCTCAAAAAGAAGCTGGGTATCCCCCTTGTGTTTGATTATCAGGGCAGCCTCACCGGCGGGATGATTGAACAGGGCTTTATCAGGGAGGGGACGTTACTGCACCGCTTTAATTCATGGCTGGAACGACGCATCAATGTGCGCTCCGCTGATCTTATCATTGCCGGTTCCGGTTCTGTGGCCCGAAATCTTATCGGACAGTGGGGGGTTGCTCAGGAAAGGGTGGTATCGCTGGCGGACGGTGTCGATACCACGTTGTTCCGTCCTTATCAGCGAAATGAAGTGCGTACCAGGCTGCGTCTCCCGCTCGATGCGCCGCTGGTGGTGTATCTTGGTGCGCTGGATCGTAATCAGGGGATCGATACCCTGCTCTCCGCGATTGTTCTGCTCAAGTCAAAGGGGAGCCCGATTCGTTTCCTGATCATGGGGTTTCCCGAAGAAGGATACCGGGCCAAGGCTTTCGAACTGGGTATAGAGAAGATGATAATCTTCACCGGCAAGATCGACTACGCAAAGGCCCCGCTCTACCTTTCCGCGGGAGACATTGCCGTATCCCCCAAAATCTCCTTGATCGAGCCCAACGGTAAACTGCTTAACTACATGGCCTGTGGGCTGCCAACCGTAGCTTTTGATATGCCTGCAAACCGAGACTTGCTGGGGGATGCCGGTGTCTATGCAACATATGGAGATTCCAGCGATCTGGCCGCTAAATTGACCTGGTTAATGGGAAACAAGGATGAACGAGCCCGTTTGAGCCGTTTAGGGCGGGAAATGGCGGAACAGTTACATGCCGTGGACCTTCGCGGTAAGGCTTTAAGCGGAATCTACCGTACCCGGCTGGGAATGTAG